The genomic DNA GAAACCCGCAGCGATGGCGTACTACCGCACTCCTCATGACGTTACCGCTCTGCCCGCCTGGCAAGCGCTCAATCAACATCGCCAAGCCATGCAGGATTTCAGCATGCGCGAAGCGTTCAATGCCGATCCCCAGCGCTTTTCCCAATTCACGTTGAGCAGCTGCGGGCTTTTCCTCGATTACTCGAAAAACCTGATTACCGGTGAGACCCGCGATTTGCTCGTGGGCCTGGCCAATGAAGTCGGGCTTAAAGACGCGATCAACTCGCTGTACGCGGGCGAGCCGGTCAACTCCTCCGAAGGCCGCCCGGCCCTGCACACCGCTCTGCGCCGCCCGGTGGGCGACAAACTGTCGGTGAACGGCGTGAACATCATGCCGGACGTGCACAAGGTGCTGAACCAGATCACCGATCTGGTCGGCCGCATCCACGACGGCCTGTGGCGTGGTTACACCGAGAAGCCGATCACCGACGTGGTGAACATCGGCATCGGTGGCTCGTTCCTCGGCCCGGAGCTGGTCTCCGAAGCGCTGTTGTCCTACGCCCACAAAGGCGTGCGCTGCCACTACCTGGCTAACATCGACGGCAGCGAGTTCCACGAGCTGACCATGAAGCTGCGTGCCGAGACCACGCTGTTCATCGTTTCGTCGAAATCCTTCAACACCCTCGAAACCCTGAAAAACGCCCAGGCCGCCCGCGCGTGGTACCTGGCTCAGGGTGGTTCGGAAGCCGAGCTGTACCGCCACTTCATCGCCGTATCGAGTAACAACGCGGCAGCCGTGGCCTTCGGCATCCGCGAAGAAAACATTTTCCCGATGTGGGACTGGGTTGGCGGCCGTTATTCGCTGTGGTCCGCCATCGGTTTGCCGATTGCCCTGGCCATCGGCATGTCCAACTTCAAGGAACTACTGTCCGGTGCCTACACCATGGACCAGCACTTCCAGAACGCCCCGTTCGAGCAGAACATGCCGGTGCTGCTGGGCTTGCTGGGTGTGTGGTACGGCAACTTCTGGGGCGCGCAGAGCCACGCGATCCTGCCGTACGACCACTACCTGCGTAACATCACCAAACATTTGCAACAGTTGGACATGGAATCCAACGGCAAGAGCGTGCGCCAGGACGGCACGCCGGTGGCCACCGATACCGGCCCGGTGATCTGGGGCGGTGTGGGCTGCAACGGTCAGCACGCCTACCACCAGTTGCTGCACCAGGGGACTCAACTGATCCCGGCCGACTTCATTGTGCCGATCGTCAGCTTCAACCCGGTCTCCGACCACCACCAGTGGCTGTACGCCAACTGCCTGTCGCAAAGCCAGGCGCTTATGCTCGGCAAGACTCGCAGCGAAGCCG from Pseudomonas tolaasii NCPPB 2192 includes the following:
- the pgi gene encoding glucose-6-phosphate isomerase gives rise to the protein MAYYRTPHDVTALPAWQALNQHRQAMQDFSMREAFNADPQRFSQFTLSSCGLFLDYSKNLITGETRDLLVGLANEVGLKDAINSLYAGEPVNSSEGRPALHTALRRPVGDKLSVNGVNIMPDVHKVLNQITDLVGRIHDGLWRGYTEKPITDVVNIGIGGSFLGPELVSEALLSYAHKGVRCHYLANIDGSEFHELTMKLRAETTLFIVSSKSFNTLETLKNAQAARAWYLAQGGSEAELYRHFIAVSSNNAAAVAFGIREENIFPMWDWVGGRYSLWSAIGLPIALAIGMSNFKELLSGAYTMDQHFQNAPFEQNMPVLLGLLGVWYGNFWGAQSHAILPYDHYLRNITKHLQQLDMESNGKSVRQDGTPVATDTGPVIWGGVGCNGQHAYHQLLHQGTQLIPADFIVPIVSFNPVSDHHQWLYANCLSQSQALMLGKTRSEAEAELRDKGLPEAEVQKLAPHKVIPGNRPSNTIVVERISPRRLGALVAMYEHKVFVQSVIWGINAFDQWGVELGKELGKGVYNRLTGAEETSAEDASTQGLINYFRGRHRG